In one window of Solanum pennellii chromosome 2, SPENNV200 DNA:
- the LOC107008870 gene encoding ABC transporter B family member 9-like isoform X1 translates to MEDNNNNGEKKRDEDQKVSFYKLFSFADKFDIALMIIGTIGAIGNGLTQPLMTLIFGQLVNAFGSSNSDEVVHEISKVSIYYVYLAIGAGVASLLQMSCWMVTGERQATRIRGLYLKTILRQDIAFFDTETTTGEVIGRMSGDTILIQDALGEKVGKFIQFISTFVGGFIVAFFKGWLLSIVLVSCIPALVIAGGAMALIMSKMSSRGQVAYAQAGNVVEQTIGAIRTVSAFTGEKLAIDKYDSKLKIACASTVQQGLVSGIGLGTVLLIVFSTYGLAVWYGSKLIIERGYNGGDVINVIMAIMTGGMSLGQTTPSLNAFAAGQAAAYKMFETINRKPLIDTSDTSGVVLENIKGEIELKDVYFKYPARPDVQIFSGFSLVVPSGKTVALVGQSGSGKSTVISLLERFYDPEAGEVLIDGVNLKKFQLKWLRQQMGLVSQEPILFATTIKENISYGKEDATEDEIKTAIELANAAKFLDKLPQGLDTMVGEHGTQLSGGQKQRLAIARAILKNPRILLLDEATSALDAESERIVQEALEKVMANRTTVVVAHRLTTIRNADLIAVVNAGKLLEKGTHTELIQDPNGAYSQLVRMQGGNREEENMKNIDLEKVDLTTDFDNSLSRSSSLRLSAMRRSTSQGSSRHSFTLNYTVPGLIGIHEAEIGNEDKGKEDKGSSKKRKKVSIRRLAGLNKPELPYLLLGSLAAIIHGLIFPLFGLLLSTAIKIFFYPPQKLRSESRFWALMYFGLGVVTLLVVPFQNYLFGVAGGKLIERIRSLTFKKVVHQEISWFDDPSHSSGAIGARLSTDASTVRTLMGDALALIVQNIATVVAGLVIAFTANWILALIILLVMPLIGVQGFLQTKMYKGFSADAKVMYEEASQIANDAVGSIRTVASFCAEEKVMDMYQKKCEGPMKQGVKIGIVSGASLGFGSFILYCTNAFCFYIGSVLIQHGLASFGQVFKVFFALTLSAIGVTQSTGMAPDANKAKDSIASIFDILDRKPEIDSSSDVGTTLAAVRGDIEFKHVSYRYATRPDVQIFKDLCLTIPSGKTVALVGESGSGKSTVISLIERFYNPESGSIYLDGVEIRQFKLSWLRQQMGLVSQEPVLFNETIRDNIAYSRQGHATEEEIIEAAKSANAHNFISSLPQGYDTSVGERGIQLSGGQKQRIAIARAILKDPKILLLDEATSALDAESERIVQEALDRVMVNRTTVVVAHRLTTIKGADVIAVVKNGVIAEEGRHDALMNIKDGVYASLVALHMTSA, encoded by the exons atggaggataataataataatggagaaaaaaaaagagatgaagATCAAAAAGTGTCATTCtacaaattattttcttttgcagATAAATTTGATATTGCCCTAATGATAATTGGAACAATTGGAGCTATTGGCAATGGATTAACTCAACCTTTAATGACACTTATTTTTGGCCAACTTGTTAATGCTTTTGGTTCTTCAAATTCTGATGAAGTTGTACATGAAATCTCAAAG GTTTCCATTTATTATGTCTACCTTGCTATTGGAGCTGGCGTTGCATCCCTCTTAC AAATGTCATGTTGGATGGTTACTGGAGAGAGACAAGCGACTCGAATTCGAGGACTATATTTGAAGACAATATTGAGGCAGGACATAGCCTTTTTTGATACTGAAACAACAACAGGAGAGGTTATTGGAAGAATGTCTGGAGATACTATTCTCATTCAAGATGCATTGGGTGAAAAG GTTGGgaagttcattcaattcatctCAACATTTGTTGGAGGCTTCATAGTCGCGTTCTTTAAGGGATGGCTTCTGTCGATAGTGTTGGTGTCTTGCATACCTGCTCTTGTCATTGCTGGAGGAGCTATGGCATTGATCATGTCTAAAATGTCAAGTCGCGGACAAGTTGCCTATGCACAAGCTGGAAATGTAGTAGAGCAAACAATAGGAGCAATCAGAACG GTTTCAGCATTCACCGGAGAGAAGCTGGCGATAGATAAGTATGACAGCAAACTGAAAATTGCCTGTGCTTCTACTGTCCAACAAGGGCTTGTTTCAGGCATTGGACTTGGCACGGTCTTGCTCATTGTTTTTTCTACATATGGACTTGCTGTTTGGTATGGTTCCAAGCTGATAATTGAGAGAGGTTATAATGGTGGAGATGTTATCAATGTCATTATGGCTATAATGACTGGTGGAAT GTCACTAGGCCAAACAACGCCATCTTTGAACGCGTTTGCAGCAGGACAGGCTGCAGCATACAAAATGTTTGAGACAATCAATCGGAAGCCTCTGATTGACACATCTGACACAAGCGGGGTTGTGTTGGAAAACATCAAGGGTGAAATTGAGCTTAAAGATGTGTACTTCAAGTATCCAGCCAGGCCGGATGTGCAAATCTTCAGTGGATTCTCACTTGTCGTTCCTAGTGGAAAAACTGTAGCTTTGGTTGGGCAAAGTGGAAGCGGGAAGTCCACAGTTATCAGTTTACTGGAGAGATTCTATGATCCTGAAGCTGGAGAAGTACTAATAGATGGTGTcaatttaaagaaatttcaactCAAATGGCTAAGGCAACAGATGGGATTGGTAAGTCAGGAACCCATCCTGTTTGCGACAAccataaaagaaaatatcagTTATGGTAAAGAAGATGCTACTGAAGATGAGATTAAGACAGCTATTGAGCTTGCTAATGCTGCTAAGTTCCTCGATAAACTTCCTCAG GGGCTAGACACTATGGTAGGTGAGCATGGAACCCAACTATCTGGTGGACAAAAGCAAAGACTCGCAATAGCAAGGGCTATCTTAAAGAACCCAAGAATACTCCTCCTTGATGAAGCTACAAGTGCACTTGATGCTGAATCAGAGCGAATCGTGCAAGAAGCACTTGAAAAAGTCATGGCAAATAGAACAACCGTTGTTGTTGCTCATCGTCTAACAACCATTAGAAATGCTGATCTTATAGCGGTGGTGAATGCTGGAAAACTACTAGAAAAAG GAACACATACCGAGTTGATACAGGATCCAAATGGGGCATATTCCCAGCTTGTGCGAATGCAGGGAGGGAatagagaagaagaaaacatgaaaaatatagacCTTGAGAAGGTGGATTTAACCACAGATTTTGACAATAGCCTGAGCAGGTCATCAAGCCTGCGATTGTCAGCAATGAGGCGATCAACAAGCCAGGGATCATCTAGACATTCTTTCACACTCAACTATACTGTTCCTGGGCTAATTGGTATTCATGAAGCAGAAATAGGAAATGAGGACAAGGGAAAAGAAGATAAGGGAAGCTCAAAGAAACGGAAGAAAGTTTCCATTAGGCGGCTTGCTGGACTAAACAAACCTGAGCTTCCATATCTGTTACTTGGATCATTGGCTGCAATCATACATGGTCTTATTTTCCCGTTATTTGGACTCTTACTCTCGACAGctattaaaatattcttttaccCACCACAAAAGCTGCGAAGTGAATCAAGATTCTGGGCACTCATGTATTTTGGCCTCGGTGTGGTAACTTTGCTAGTTGTACCTTTCCAGAACTACTTATTTGGAGTTGCAGGGGGGAAATTGATCGAGAGAATTCGTTCTTTGACATTTAAGAAAGTAGTCCACCAAGAAATCAGCTGGTTCGATGATCCTTCACATTCAAG CGGTGCAATTGGTGCAAGGTTATCAACTGATGCTTCCACGGTCAGGACTCTTATGGGTGATGCACTGGCACTTATTGTACAGAACATAGCAACTGTAGTAGCGGGGCTCGTGATAGCCTTCACTGCCAATTGGATTTTAGCACTTATAATCCTTCTCGTGATGCCTTTAATTGGTGTGCAAGGATTCCTCCAGACCAAGATGTACAAAGGCTTTAGTGCTGATGCAAAG GTGATGTACGAAGAAGCTAGCCAAATAGCAAACGATGCTGTCGGAAGTATAAGAACAGTGGCATCATTCTGTGCAGAGGAGAAAGTGATGGACATGTACCAAAAGAAATGTGAAGGTCCAATGAAGCAAGGAGTGAAGATTGGAATTGTTAGTGGAGCAAGCTTAGGCTTTGGTTCTTTTATACTGTATTGTACAAATGCCTTCTGTTTCTACATAGGATCCGTCCTTATTCAGCATGGATTGGCATCATTTGGCCAAGTTTTTAAG GTTTTCTTTGCATTGACTCTATCAGCTATTGGGGTTACACAAAGCACAGGAATGGCTCCAGATGCTAACAAAGCCAAGGATTCTATAGCCTCTATATTTGACATTCTTGACAGAAAACCCGAGATTGACTCAAGTTCTGATGTTGGTACTACTCTAGCTGCTGTTCGCGGAGATATTGAATTCAAACATGTGAGTTACAGGTATGCAACTCGCCCAGATGTCCAAATCTTCAAGGATTTATGCCTAACTATCCCTTCTGGAAAG ACTGTTGCTCTAGTGGGAGAGAGTGGAAGCGGTAAATCAACTGTCATAAGCCTAATAGAGAGGTTCTACAATCCTGAATCAGGATCAATATATTTGGATGGTGTGGAAATCAGACAGTTCAAGCTAAGTTGGCTAAGACAACAAATGGGCCTGGTTAGTCAAGAACCAGTACTGTTTAACGAAACAATTCGTGACAACATTGCCTACAGCAGACAAGGGCATGCAACAGAAGAAGAGATCATTGAAGCAGCAAAATCAGCAAATGCACACAACTTTATATCGTCATTGCCTCAAGGATATGATACATCGGTTGGGGAAAGAGGAATACAATTATCAGGTGGACAAAAGCAAAGAATAGCTATTGCAAGAGCTATACTGAAGGATCCAAAGATTCTTTTGCTAGACGAGGCAACAAGTGCTTTAGATGCAGAATCAGAACGTATAGTTCAAGAAGCATTGGATCGAGTAATGGTAAATAGAACGACTGTGGTTGTAGCTCATCGCTTAACCACAATCAAAGGAGCTGATGTCATTGCTGTTGTGAAGAATGGAGTCATTGCTGAGGAAGGAAGGCATGATGCTCTTATGAACATTAAAGATGGAGTTTATGCATCTTTAGTAGCATTGCATATGACTTCAGCCTGA
- the LOC107008870 gene encoding ABC transporter B family member 9-like isoform X2 translates to MEDNNNNGEKKRDEDQKVSFYKLFSFADKFDIALMIIGTIGAIGNGLTQPLMTLIFGQLVNAFGSSNSDEVVHEISKVSIYYVYLAIGAGVASLLQMSCWMVTGERQATRIRGLYLKTILRQDIAFFDTETTTGEVIGRMSGDTILIQDALGEKVGKFIQFISTFVGGFIVAFFKGWLLSIVLVSCIPALVIAGGAMALIMSKMSSRGQVAYAQAGNVVEQTIGAIRTVSAFTGEKLAIDKYDSKLKIACASTVQQGLVSGIGLGTVLLIVFSTYGLAVWYGSKLIIERGYNGGDVINVIMAIMTGGMSLGQTTPSLNAFAAGQAAAYKMFETINRKPLIDTSDTSGVVLENIKGEIELKDVYFKYPARPDVQIFSGFSLVVPSGKTVALVGQSGSGKSTVISLLERFYDPEAGEVLIDGVNLKKFQLKWLRQQMGLVSQEPILFATTIKENISYGKEDATEDEIKTAIELANAAKFLDKLPQGLDTMVGEHGTQLSGGQKQRLAIARAILKNPRILLLDEATSALDAESERIVQEALEKVMANRTTVVVAHRLTTIRNADLIAVVNAGKLLEKGTHTELIQDPNGAYSQLVRMQGGNREEENMKNIDLEKVDLTTDFDNSLSRSSSLRLSAMRRSTSQGSSRHSFTLNYTVPGLIGIHEAEIGNEDKGKEDKGSSKKRKKVSIRRLAGLNKPELPYLLLGSLAAIIHGLIFPLFGLLLSTAIKIFFYPPQKLRSESRFWALMYFGLGVVTLLVVPFQNYLFGVAGGKLIERIRSLTFKKVVHQEISWFDDPSHSSGAIGARLSTDASTVRTLMGDALALIVQNIATVVAGLVIAFTANWILALIILLVMPLIGVQGFLQTKMYKGFSADAKVMYEEASQIANDAVGSIRTVASFCAEEKVMDMYQKKCEGPMKQGVKIGIVSGASLGFGSFILYCTNAFCFYIGSVLIQHGLASFGQVFKVFFALTLSAIGVTQSTGMAPDANKAKDSIASIFDILDRKPEIDSSSDVGTTLAAVRGDIEFKHVSYRLLL, encoded by the exons atggaggataataataataatggagaaaaaaaaagagatgaagATCAAAAAGTGTCATTCtacaaattattttcttttgcagATAAATTTGATATTGCCCTAATGATAATTGGAACAATTGGAGCTATTGGCAATGGATTAACTCAACCTTTAATGACACTTATTTTTGGCCAACTTGTTAATGCTTTTGGTTCTTCAAATTCTGATGAAGTTGTACATGAAATCTCAAAG GTTTCCATTTATTATGTCTACCTTGCTATTGGAGCTGGCGTTGCATCCCTCTTAC AAATGTCATGTTGGATGGTTACTGGAGAGAGACAAGCGACTCGAATTCGAGGACTATATTTGAAGACAATATTGAGGCAGGACATAGCCTTTTTTGATACTGAAACAACAACAGGAGAGGTTATTGGAAGAATGTCTGGAGATACTATTCTCATTCAAGATGCATTGGGTGAAAAG GTTGGgaagttcattcaattcatctCAACATTTGTTGGAGGCTTCATAGTCGCGTTCTTTAAGGGATGGCTTCTGTCGATAGTGTTGGTGTCTTGCATACCTGCTCTTGTCATTGCTGGAGGAGCTATGGCATTGATCATGTCTAAAATGTCAAGTCGCGGACAAGTTGCCTATGCACAAGCTGGAAATGTAGTAGAGCAAACAATAGGAGCAATCAGAACG GTTTCAGCATTCACCGGAGAGAAGCTGGCGATAGATAAGTATGACAGCAAACTGAAAATTGCCTGTGCTTCTACTGTCCAACAAGGGCTTGTTTCAGGCATTGGACTTGGCACGGTCTTGCTCATTGTTTTTTCTACATATGGACTTGCTGTTTGGTATGGTTCCAAGCTGATAATTGAGAGAGGTTATAATGGTGGAGATGTTATCAATGTCATTATGGCTATAATGACTGGTGGAAT GTCACTAGGCCAAACAACGCCATCTTTGAACGCGTTTGCAGCAGGACAGGCTGCAGCATACAAAATGTTTGAGACAATCAATCGGAAGCCTCTGATTGACACATCTGACACAAGCGGGGTTGTGTTGGAAAACATCAAGGGTGAAATTGAGCTTAAAGATGTGTACTTCAAGTATCCAGCCAGGCCGGATGTGCAAATCTTCAGTGGATTCTCACTTGTCGTTCCTAGTGGAAAAACTGTAGCTTTGGTTGGGCAAAGTGGAAGCGGGAAGTCCACAGTTATCAGTTTACTGGAGAGATTCTATGATCCTGAAGCTGGAGAAGTACTAATAGATGGTGTcaatttaaagaaatttcaactCAAATGGCTAAGGCAACAGATGGGATTGGTAAGTCAGGAACCCATCCTGTTTGCGACAAccataaaagaaaatatcagTTATGGTAAAGAAGATGCTACTGAAGATGAGATTAAGACAGCTATTGAGCTTGCTAATGCTGCTAAGTTCCTCGATAAACTTCCTCAG GGGCTAGACACTATGGTAGGTGAGCATGGAACCCAACTATCTGGTGGACAAAAGCAAAGACTCGCAATAGCAAGGGCTATCTTAAAGAACCCAAGAATACTCCTCCTTGATGAAGCTACAAGTGCACTTGATGCTGAATCAGAGCGAATCGTGCAAGAAGCACTTGAAAAAGTCATGGCAAATAGAACAACCGTTGTTGTTGCTCATCGTCTAACAACCATTAGAAATGCTGATCTTATAGCGGTGGTGAATGCTGGAAAACTACTAGAAAAAG GAACACATACCGAGTTGATACAGGATCCAAATGGGGCATATTCCCAGCTTGTGCGAATGCAGGGAGGGAatagagaagaagaaaacatgaaaaatatagacCTTGAGAAGGTGGATTTAACCACAGATTTTGACAATAGCCTGAGCAGGTCATCAAGCCTGCGATTGTCAGCAATGAGGCGATCAACAAGCCAGGGATCATCTAGACATTCTTTCACACTCAACTATACTGTTCCTGGGCTAATTGGTATTCATGAAGCAGAAATAGGAAATGAGGACAAGGGAAAAGAAGATAAGGGAAGCTCAAAGAAACGGAAGAAAGTTTCCATTAGGCGGCTTGCTGGACTAAACAAACCTGAGCTTCCATATCTGTTACTTGGATCATTGGCTGCAATCATACATGGTCTTATTTTCCCGTTATTTGGACTCTTACTCTCGACAGctattaaaatattcttttaccCACCACAAAAGCTGCGAAGTGAATCAAGATTCTGGGCACTCATGTATTTTGGCCTCGGTGTGGTAACTTTGCTAGTTGTACCTTTCCAGAACTACTTATTTGGAGTTGCAGGGGGGAAATTGATCGAGAGAATTCGTTCTTTGACATTTAAGAAAGTAGTCCACCAAGAAATCAGCTGGTTCGATGATCCTTCACATTCAAG CGGTGCAATTGGTGCAAGGTTATCAACTGATGCTTCCACGGTCAGGACTCTTATGGGTGATGCACTGGCACTTATTGTACAGAACATAGCAACTGTAGTAGCGGGGCTCGTGATAGCCTTCACTGCCAATTGGATTTTAGCACTTATAATCCTTCTCGTGATGCCTTTAATTGGTGTGCAAGGATTCCTCCAGACCAAGATGTACAAAGGCTTTAGTGCTGATGCAAAG GTGATGTACGAAGAAGCTAGCCAAATAGCAAACGATGCTGTCGGAAGTATAAGAACAGTGGCATCATTCTGTGCAGAGGAGAAAGTGATGGACATGTACCAAAAGAAATGTGAAGGTCCAATGAAGCAAGGAGTGAAGATTGGAATTGTTAGTGGAGCAAGCTTAGGCTTTGGTTCTTTTATACTGTATTGTACAAATGCCTTCTGTTTCTACATAGGATCCGTCCTTATTCAGCATGGATTGGCATCATTTGGCCAAGTTTTTAAG GTTTTCTTTGCATTGACTCTATCAGCTATTGGGGTTACACAAAGCACAGGAATGGCTCCAGATGCTAACAAAGCCAAGGATTCTATAGCCTCTATATTTGACATTCTTGACAGAAAACCCGAGATTGACTCAAGTTCTGATGTTGGTACTACTCTAGCTGCTGTTCGCGGAGATATTGAATTCAAACATGTGAGTTACAG ACTGTTGCTCTAG
- the LOC107010744 gene encoding protein SRG1-like, producing MLKQVDGDIDGYGQAFVVSEDQKLDWADMFFLTTLPPQFRKKHIFPHLPQPFRGTVELYAVELKKLALKIIDFLAKGLNMDKEYIRELFGEGSQSMRMNYYPPCPQPDKVIGLTPHSDAVGLTILLQLNQMEGLQIKKDGMWIPISPLPDAFIINIGDIMEIVTNGAYRSIEHRAVVNSEKERLSIATFYSTKLDGQIGPAPSIISSENPAKFRSIGAIDYFKGLFARKLDKKSYLDVMRIGNSQNPAS from the exons ATGTTGAAGCAAGTAGATGGTGATATAGATGGTTATGGACAAGCTTTTGTTGTTTCTGAGGACCAAAAACTTGATTGGGCTGATATGTTTTTCTTGACAACCCTCCCTCCTCAATTCAGAAAAAAACATATCTTCCCCCACCTTCCTCAACCATTCAG AGGAACAGTGGAACTATATGCAGTTGAACTGAAAAAACTGGCTTTAAAGATCATTGATTTTCTAGCAAAAGGATTGAACATGGATAAAGAATACATAAGGGAACTTTTTGGAGAAGGATCGCAATCAATGAGGATGAATTACTATCCGCCATGTCCACAACCAGACAAAGTGATTGGACTTACTCCTCATTCAGATGCTGTTGGCCTCACTATTCTCCTTCAACTAAACCAAATGGAAGGACTTCAAATCAAGAAAGATGGAATGTGGATTCCTATTAGTCCTCTTCCTGATGCCTTCATTATCAACATTGGTGATATCATGGAG ATAGTGACAAATGGAGCCTACCGTAGCATTGAGCACAGAGCAGTGGTTAACAGCGAAAAGGAAAGACTCTCAATTGCAACATTTTACAGCACAAAACTTGATGGACAAATTGGTCCTGCTCCGAGTATCATTTCTTCTGAAAATCCAGCAAAGTTCAGAAGTATTGGAGCTATAGATTATTTCAAAGGTTTATTTGCTCGTAAACTTGATAAGAAATCATACTTAGATGTTATGAGAATTGGAAACTCTCAGAATCCAGCAAGTTGA